The genome window GCCCGACGAACCGCCGTCAACGATCGGTCCCTCGAGATTGCCAAATGCGATATCGGCCCTCGATAAGATCGGCGTGAACGCCTTGAACAGGTCCGCACCATCATTTGGCGGCATCCGCGTGTCATTAGGATACGGCGATCCCATCATAATGTCGCCAACGCCGACGATGGTTATCGGCTCGGTATTCTTCGGTGTCGCATCAGGTTGTGCGCCACCTGCCGGCTCACCGCTGTTGACTGTCTTTGTCTGGCACGCAAGCATGATCGCGAGGCCAAGCGGCAAGGCAAGCGACGCAGAGATGAGCTTTGAATATGTCATAATGATCGTTTTTTAGCTTAGGACACGGGACCTATTAGCTCGTCGCCATGGTCCCGGCCGTTGAGATCCGCACAGACGAGTTGACGAGACGCTCCTGTTCAAGATTATGGATCGCGTAGCTGCCCGTCGCGGGCGAGGCTGAGGCGTCGCGGCCGATGTACTGAAGGGTTGCGTTCGACGGCAGGATCGCGCTCAGCCGAGGCTCGATAAAGGTCCAGCCGCCCATGTTTTGCGGCTCTTCCTGACACCAGACTACCTCGGCCGCGTTCGGGTAATCGGCAAACACGGCCTTCAAGGCTGCGGCCGGAAATGGGTAGAACTGTTCGAGTCGCACGACGGCGACATCGGTCACATTGCCCTCGTCGCGGGCGGTTTCGAGGTCGTAATAGACCTTGCCGCTGCAGAGGACGATGCGGCGGACCTTCGATCTGTCGAGTTCGCGGGCGTCGGCGATGACCGGTTGAAAGCCGCCATCCGTCAGTTCATCCATCGTCGAGCTAGCTGCTGGCAGACGCAGCAGGCTCTTTGGCGTCATTACGACGAGTGGGCGGCGCATTTCCTGAATGACCTGACGGCGGAGCAGGTGGAAGTACTGCGCCGGCGTTGTCGGATAGCAGACCTGAAGATTATTCTCAGCACAAAGTTGCAAATAACGCTCTAATCTAGCCGATGAGTGCTCCGGCCCTTGCCCTTCGTAACCGTGCGGCAAGAGCATGACGAGATCTGAGGGCTGCTGCCATTTATCTTCACCGGAGGATATGTACTGGTCGATGATGATCTGGGCACCATTAGAGAAATCGCCAAACTGTGCCTCCCATGCGACGAGTTCGCGGCGATGCCTGACCGAATAGCCGTACTCAAAGCCGAGCACGGCGTACTCGCTCAGACTGCTGTCAAAGACATAGAAGCGAGCGGCCGGGTTCCTATCGCTCCGCAGTTCGGAAAGCGGCGTCCAACGTTCGCCTGTCATCGTGTCATACATCGACGCGTGACGGTGAGAGAATGTGCCGCGGCCCGAGTCCTGGCCACTGACGCGGACTGGCATCCCTTCGAGCACCATAGATCCGAACGAAAGCGCCTCGGCAAAACCCCAATCCATCGGCACTTCGCCGTCACCCATCTTTGCGCGTCGGGCAAGCTGGCCGACCATCTTTGGATTGATGTGAAAGCCATCGGGCACGAGCGAGACCTTGTCGGCGACGGCCTTGAGCGTCGCAGCCGGAACGCCCGTCGGCACCACGCTCGATCCATCTTCATCTGCGGAATGCGGCGGGAGGGACGTCTTGGCCGGTTTTTCTACTGCGATCTGTTTAGCTCGGGCGAGGATTCCCTCGTAACGCGCGACGACGCTATTGGTCATTGCGGCCAGGTCATCGTCGGTGATGACACCCTCGCGGATGAGCTGTTGTGCGTATAGGTGACGTGTGCCGGGATGGGCTTTCACGCGGGCGTACATTACGGGCTGCGTGTAGCTCGGCTCGTCGCCCTCGTTGTGCCCCAAGCGACGAAAACCGACCAAGTCGAGGACTACGTCGCGCTTGAATTCGTGCCGATACGCAAGTGCGATCTGGATCACGCGATACGCGGCCTCAGGGTCATCGCCGTTTATATGAAATATCGGAGCCTGCGTGATCTGCGCGGCATCGGTCGAATAGATCGATGAACGTCCCAGCTCCGGTGACGTCGTAAATCCGATTTGATTGTTGATAACGAGGTGAATGGTCCCGCCCGTGCGATAGCCGGGCAGGCTGGCAAGCTGGAGCGTTTCCATCACGACGCCTTGGCCGGCAAAGGCCGCATCTCCGTGCAGCAGCACGGGCATTATGCGGTCGTATGCCTCTTCGCGGGTATGTTCTTCGCCGTTACGAAGCTCGTCCTGCCGGGCACGGGCCATGCCCTCGACCACGGGATTTACGGCCTCAAGATGGCTCGGATTGCACGATAGCGAGATGGATATCTCGCGTCCCGCTTTTGTCGTTTTGCGACCCTCGGCTCCTTGGTGGTACTTAACGTCGCCCTCGTCGGCCGGAAAATCCGGGTGCGATGTGCCCTCGAACACGGTAAAGATGCGCTCGGCCATGTCACCCTTCTCAGCGTCGCCGACTATGTTTGACAGCACATTGAGGCGGCCGCGGTGGGCCATGCCCATGAATATTTCTTCGACACCGCGAGCGGACGCACCCTCGACGAGCTGATCGAGCATCGGTATCACCGTCTCACAGCCCTCGAGCGAGAAGCGCTTTTGCCCAAGATATTTTTTGTGCAGGAACTGCTCGAACTGCTCGGCCTCGATGAGTTTTTGCAGCAGTTCCTTCTTCAGTTGAGGGGCAAGTGGTTTTGTATCGACAAACTGTTCGCGGACGCGTGCACGGATCCACTCCTTCTCGTCCTTGTCCTGGATGTGGCGATATTCGGTACCGACCTTGCCGCAATATGCATGTCGCAGGATCTCGAGTATCCGCCGTAGTGTAGCAGTCTTTTCGCCATGAAGTCCGCCGGTGATGAACTCGCGGTCGAGGTCCCAGATCGTGAGGCCAAAATTCTCGAGATCCAATTCGCTCGCGTGGTGCGAGGTCATGTTGAGCGGATCGATATCGGCGAGCAGGTGGCCGCGGATGCGGTAGGCGTTGATCAATTGCAGAACATTCGCCTGCTTTTCGGCCTGCTCGGTAAAGCGGTCACCGCCGAGCAGGTGCGGATTGTAATCCTGCGCCCAATGAAGAGGCGGATGATTGATCTCGAGATCGGCAAAGATGCCCTCGTAGAAACCGTGTTGGCCGGTCAGGAATTCGTGGACTTTGGCGAGAAACATCCCGCTCTCGGCACCCTGAATGACGCGATGGTCGTAGGTGTTTGTAAGCGTCATCGTCTTGCTGATGCCCAGCAAAGACAGGGCGGCGGACGTCATCGCCTGGTACTCGGCGGGATATTCGAGGGCACCGGTCGCGATGATCGCGCTCTGGCCGGCCATTAGGCGAGGATTCGACGCGGCGGTGCCGATCGTTCCGGGATTTGTCAGCGAG of Chloracidobacterium sp. contains these proteins:
- a CDS encoding multifunctional oxoglutarate decarboxylase/oxoglutarate dehydrogenase thiamine pyrophosphate-binding subunit/dihydrolipoyllysine-residue succinyltransferase subunit, whose product is MSKTTTNLSEFIKEAFGSNATYVEGLLARYQSDPKLVDESWQQYFGDLLNGQPAAEQAETRPVGSVPVEPEKPGKKTTIPTPSGANTKPITGPAKKIVENMEQSLTVPTATSFRTIPVKVLEENRRIVNEHLAARGRGKASFTHMIAWAIVQAAKAMPSLNVGYGEIDGTPSRIENSGINLGIAIDIEKKDGTRSLLVPNIKNAGEMNFAEFFAAYNDTVKRARDGKLEIADFQGTTISLTNPGTIGTAASNPRLMAGQSAIIATGALEYPAEYQAMTSAALSLLGISKTMTLTNTYDHRVIQGAESGMFLAKVHEFLTGQHGFYEGIFADLEINHPPLHWAQDYNPHLLGGDRFTEQAEKQANVLQLINAYRIRGHLLADIDPLNMTSHHASELDLENFGLTIWDLDREFITGGLHGEKTATLRRILEILRHAYCGKVGTEYRHIQDKDEKEWIRARVREQFVDTKPLAPQLKKELLQKLIEAEQFEQFLHKKYLGQKRFSLEGCETVIPMLDQLVEGASARGVEEIFMGMAHRGRLNVLSNIVGDAEKGDMAERIFTVFEGTSHPDFPADEGDVKYHQGAEGRKTTKAGREISISLSCNPSHLEAVNPVVEGMARARQDELRNGEEHTREEAYDRIMPVLLHGDAAFAGQGVVMETLQLASLPGYRTGGTIHLVINNQIGFTTSPELGRSSIYSTDAAQITQAPIFHINGDDPEAAYRVIQIALAYRHEFKRDVVLDLVGFRRLGHNEGDEPSYTQPVMYARVKAHPGTRHLYAQQLIREGVITDDDLAAMTNSVVARYEGILARAKQIAVEKPAKTSLPPHSADEDGSSVVPTGVPAATLKAVADKVSLVPDGFHINPKMVGQLARRAKMGDGEVPMDWGFAEALSFGSMVLEGMPVRVSGQDSGRGTFSHRHASMYDTMTGERWTPLSELRSDRNPAARFYVFDSSLSEYAVLGFEYGYSVRHRRELVAWEAQFGDFSNGAQIIIDQYISSGEDKWQQPSDLVMLLPHGYEGQGPEHSSARLERYLQLCAENNLQVCYPTTPAQYFHLLRRQVIQEMRRPLVVMTPKSLLRLPAASSTMDELTDGGFQPVIADARELDRSKVRRIVLCSGKVYYDLETARDEGNVTDVAVVRLEQFYPFPAAALKAVFADYPNAAEVVWCQEEPQNMGGWTFIEPRLSAILPSNATLQYIGRDASASPATGSYAIHNLEQERLVNSSVRISTAGTMATS